CGAAATCCGGCTCCGGAGCGTGTATTCCCGTAACCCCCAGGGTGTTCTGGGCGGTGAGCGCGGTGATGACGCTCGCCCCGTAGCAACGGTGCGCCATGAACGTCTTGAGGTCGGCCTGAATGCCCGCCCCGCCGCCGGAATCGGACCCGGCGATGGTCAGCACGCAGGGAACAGCGCTCACGCTTCGAGCTCCTCGTCTTTTCTGCGAAGATCCTTAAGCGACAGACCGCTCTTGGCCAGGACCAAAAGACCGGCCACCGTGGTGGGAATGAACTGCATCATGTGGATGATCAGGCCAATGGCCAGGGCAAGCTCCTTGTCCACCTTGAAAAGGCCCAGGCCGAAAATAATGGCTGCTTCGAACACCCCCACCGCTCCAGGCGAAGACGGCATGGCCATCCCCAGGGCTGACAGGATGAAGACCGCAAGGGTCTGGCCCATGGTCAGCTTGAGTCCGGCCACCCAGTAGACCGTCAGGAAGGTCGGAATGGCGTAGAGCATCCACACCAGGGCTGTATAGAATCCCAAGATGAACAGGTAACGCAGGGTAACGCCGTGAACCAACTGCAGCTTCACTTCCACAATGAACTCGCGCAGCCTCTCCACCGGCACGAGATTGATCAACCGGGTGCCCCGGTCAGGCCAAGTGCGGATAAGAAACAGGAAAGTCCAGATGCTCCCCACGCAGATGGCCAACGGGAAGAAGGCCATCTTGAGCCTGAAATGAAACGCGACCACCAAGCCCATGGCCAGGATTGCGTTCAGATCGAAGAAGCGCTCCCAGAACACCATGCTGATGGATTGGCTGAGGGAATACCCGCCTTCTTTGCGCAGATAGAAGGCCTTGGCCAACTCGCCAAGCTTGGCGGGGACGACGTTGTTCACCGCCATGGACAACAAAAAAGCCTTGAGTCCCACCCAGTTGCCGCAGTGGAAACCGGACAGGAAATTCATCCGAATCGCCATGGCTCCGTAACCCAGGAAAGACAACAACGTTGTTACCACGATGGCCATGGCATCGAATTGGGAGAAAGCCTTCCACAGCTGCGTAAAGTCGATTCCCCAGAAGGCGTAGACGAGGCAGCCGCCCACAAGGGCTGTGCGCAAGACCAGGCTGAGCGTTTTCTTTAGGATCATGTCGCGTGGTTTTTCCGGCTATCGGTTGAAGCATTCCTGCAGGCGGTAGCGCAGGTGCGTGTAGCGTTTCGCTGTTCCCACGGATCCCAGGCCGATGCCCAGGGCCTTCTTGCCCCCGATGATGACAGCCAGCTTTCTGGCGCGGGTAAGGGCGGTATATATGAGGTTGCGCTTGAGCATGACGTAATGCTGGGTGACCACCGGCACAACCACGACCGGGTACTCGCTCCCCTGGGATTTGTGGACGCTCACCGCATAGGCCAGGGTCAATTCGTCCATATCCGAGGAGTCGTAGGGAACATGGCGTCCGTCGAAATCCACGGTGAGTTCGCACTCGTGGGGATCGGCGTCGACAACCCACCCCAGATCGCCGTTGAAGATGTCCTTTTCATAGTTGTTCTTCGTCTGCAAGACCCTGTCGCCCACGCGGAAACGGTTTTTCCCGCGTGTAAGCTCCCGACCAGACGGATTGAGCCTCTCCTGCAGGAGCGCGTTCAATGCCTGGGTTCCCACCTCCCCCTTGTGCATGGGCGAGAGCACCTGGATGTCCCGGACGGCATCGTAGCCGTAGGTTCTGGGAATTCGGCTGGCCACCAGATCGATTATTTTTTCCTGCACCTGGACGGGATCGTCGCACTCCACCCAGAAAAAGTCCGCTTCTGGGGGGGCTTTCACCGACTGCAAAGGGAATTTGCCCTCGTTTATCCTGTGGGCATTGACCACAATCATGGATTCCAGGGCCTGGCGGAAGATGTGGTTCAAGCGGGCCTGGTCCAGGGCGCCGGACTCAAGCATGTCACCCAGGACGTTGCCCGGACCCACCGAAGGGAGCTGGTTCACGTCCCCCACCAGGATGAGACGGCAGGTGAGCGGCAGGGCCCGCAAGAGGCTTAAAAGAAGCTGCACGTCCAGCATGCTGGCCTCGTCCACAACAACCACGTCGGCCTTGAGCTTGTGCTCCTCGTTGTGGGCGAAGCCGCCGCCGGGCTGCGAGATTAAAAGCCTGTGCAGGGTGGAGGCCGGATAGCCCGTGGCCTCGCTCATGCGCTTGGCGGCGCGGCCCGTGGGCGCGCACAGCTTCACCTTGTAGCCAAGCTTGTCCAACACCCGCACCACGGCCCGGGTGATGGTGGTCTTGCCGGTGCCGGGACCGCCGGTGATGATGAAGGATTTTGTGGAGCAGGCCTGAGACACGGCCAAGTGCTGCTCACTGGAGAGCTTTATGCCGGACTCGGCCTCCACCGAAGGCAGAAGCTTGGCCACCTTGTCCGCCGGAGACGCGGCCGGATGGGCCGCGATGGCCCAGAGCCGCTCGGCTATCTCCCGCTCCCAGTTGTAGAAATGGGTGAGGTAGACGGCGTGGGGGATATCCTGCTGCGGAAGCGCTTCCACCCGAACCCGTTTCTGCTGTTCCAGGCTTTCCAGAGCCTCGGCCAAAAGGTGCAGCCCCACGCCCCCGAGCATGGTTTCCACCCGCTCAAGCAACTCGTCGCGCGGGTAGAAGAGATGTCCTGAGTCGCTCAAGCTGAAAAGACCATACACTATGGCCGCTTCCAGACGTTCAGGGCAGTCGAGGGCGAAGCCCAGTTTCAGGGCCATGGCGTCGGCGGTTTTGAACCCTATGCCGTGGATGTCGTAGGCCAAGCCGTACGGGTTTTCCTTGAGCTTCTGGACGGCTCCAGCCCCGTAGTGTTTGTAGATGCGCTGGGCGAAGGTGGTGGGTACCTCGTGGGTCTGCAGAAAGAGCATGAGGCCGCGCACTTCCCGCTGCTGGTTCCAGCTCGACACTATTTTTTCAAGTATCTTAGGCGATATGCCCTTGACCTTGAGCAGGCGGTCCGGGGTTTCGTCCAGGACTTCCAGCACCTTGTCGCCGAAGCTGGCAATGAGCTTTCCGGCCAGCACCGGCCCCACTCCCTTGATCTGCTTGGATTCCAGGTAGCGCTTGATGCCTGTGAGCGAAGCGGGCATGCGCTGTTCGAAGTACTCCACGTTGAACTGACGGCCGTACTGCGGATGGGTGGTCCAGGTGCCGCGCAAAAAGAGCGTCTCCCCCGGGGTCACCTGCCCCATGGAGCCGACTATGGTCACCACGCCGGGCTCGCCTTTGGCCTGGACCCTGGCCACCAGGTAGCTGGTTTCCTCTGAGAAGAAGGTGACGGTGTGGACCTCGCAGGTCAGTTCAGTGGCCATGGGAAACTAGATATCCTGCCGGTGGACCATGGACTGCCTGAGCGTCTCCTTGTCCACGTACTTCACCTCGGCCCCCAGGGGGATGCCCTGGGCCAGGCGGGTCAGGCGCACGCCGGAATACCCGCGCTCGATCAGGTTCTTCAGATAGCTCGCCGTGGCCTCGGCCTCCAAGGTGGTGCCGAGAGCCAGGATGACTTCCTTTATGGAACCTTCCCCCAGCCTGTGTTGGAAGCGTTCGATCTCCAGGCTGGAAGGGTCAACGCCGTCCAACGGAGAGAGCAGACCGCCCAGGATGAGATAACGGCCTTTGTAGAGTCCCGTCTCTTCCAGGGCCAGAAGCGAGTCCCACTCGCTCACAAGGCAGAGGGACTCACCGTTTCGTGTCGGATCGGCGCAGATGGGGCACGGGTCGGATTCGGCCAGGCCCGCGCATAAAGAACACAGGCACAGGTTCTCACGCAAATCGTGCACGGCACGTCCCAGGCTCTGGGTGCGTTCCTTGGGCCATTTGAGCAGCGTCAGAGCGGCCCGGAGCGCTGATTTCGGCCCCAGGCCTGGCAACGAGGACAGCTCGCCGACCAAATCGGCCAGCGGCTTGGGAAGAGACTTCATGCCTTAGAAGAGCCCCGGGATCTTAAGCCCGCCCGTGAGTGCGGCCATCTCGGACTGTTGCATCTCCCGGGCCTTTTTCAACGCGTCGTTCACGGCGGCCAGCACCAGGTCCTGGAGCATGTCCACGTCCGCCGGGTCCACCACGGCCTTGTCGATCTTGACCGAAACGATGTCCTGGGAACCGGTGGCCACCACGGTGACCATGCCGCCCCC
This portion of the Desulfovibrio sp. genome encodes:
- a CDS encoding flippase-like domain-containing protein, producing the protein MILKKTLSLVLRTALVGGCLVYAFWGIDFTQLWKAFSQFDAMAIVVTTLLSFLGYGAMAIRMNFLSGFHCGNWVGLKAFLLSMAVNNVVPAKLGELAKAFYLRKEGGYSLSQSISMVFWERFFDLNAILAMGLVVAFHFRLKMAFFPLAICVGSIWTFLFLIRTWPDRGTRLINLVPVERLREFIVEVKLQLVHGVTLRYLFILGFYTALVWMLYAIPTFLTVYWVAGLKLTMGQTLAVFILSALGMAMPSSPGAVGVFEAAIIFGLGLFKVDKELALAIGLIIHMMQFIPTTVAGLLVLAKSGLSLKDLRRKDEELEA
- a CDS encoding YbaB/EbfC family nucleoid-associated protein codes for the protein MKGMGDMMRQAQMMQKKMQQIQEDMGKRTVEATAGGGMVTVVATGSQDIVSVKIDKAVVDPADVDMLQDLVLAAVNDALKKAREMQQSEMAALTGGLKIPGLF
- the recR gene encoding recombination protein RecR — encoded protein: MKSLPKPLADLVGELSSLPGLGPKSALRAALTLLKWPKERTQSLGRAVHDLRENLCLCSLCAGLAESDPCPICADPTRNGESLCLVSEWDSLLALEETGLYKGRYLILGGLLSPLDGVDPSSLEIERFQHRLGEGSIKEVILALGTTLEAEATASYLKNLIERGYSGVRLTRLAQGIPLGAEVKYVDKETLRQSMVHRQDI
- a CDS encoding ATP-dependent RecD-like DNA helicase, whose protein sequence is MATELTCEVHTVTFFSEETSYLVARVQAKGEPGVVTIVGSMGQVTPGETLFLRGTWTTHPQYGRQFNVEYFEQRMPASLTGIKRYLESKQIKGVGPVLAGKLIASFGDKVLEVLDETPDRLLKVKGISPKILEKIVSSWNQQREVRGLMLFLQTHEVPTTFAQRIYKHYGAGAVQKLKENPYGLAYDIHGIGFKTADAMALKLGFALDCPERLEAAIVYGLFSLSDSGHLFYPRDELLERVETMLGGVGLHLLAEALESLEQQKRVRVEALPQQDIPHAVYLTHFYNWEREIAERLWAIAAHPAASPADKVAKLLPSVEAESGIKLSSEQHLAVSQACSTKSFIITGGPGTGKTTITRAVVRVLDKLGYKVKLCAPTGRAAKRMSEATGYPASTLHRLLISQPGGGFAHNEEHKLKADVVVVDEASMLDVQLLLSLLRALPLTCRLILVGDVNQLPSVGPGNVLGDMLESGALDQARLNHIFRQALESMIVVNAHRINEGKFPLQSVKAPPEADFFWVECDDPVQVQEKIIDLVASRIPRTYGYDAVRDIQVLSPMHKGEVGTQALNALLQERLNPSGRELTRGKNRFRVGDRVLQTKNNYEKDIFNGDLGWVVDADPHECELTVDFDGRHVPYDSSDMDELTLAYAVSVHKSQGSEYPVVVVPVVTQHYVMLKRNLIYTALTRARKLAVIIGGKKALGIGLGSVGTAKRYTHLRYRLQECFNR